One stretch of Candidatus Bathyarchaeia archaeon DNA includes these proteins:
- a CDS encoding diphthine--ammonia ligase translates to MRVVVHWSGGKDCCTAYHKIIEQGHEVACLVTYVYMEPYIFHSFKVIEQQVKALGVPHVFVKITDNRYDDIMGTLERLHKEQKVEAIVTGDIDNVHHRRVWREACKKLDMKLIMPLWDRPLNLIPGSRYRKRIMNMELSTGVKAIMSCVDQRYFTPEWLGRKIDKQCIEDMKPLVGPAGKGIDVSGEPGEYHSTTLDAPLFKQSIEITKFTKRNKVVDFGGSPYREGDFLYLDIEEAVLRPKKNAEPQ, encoded by the coding sequence GTGAGAGTTGTTGTCCACTGGAGTGGCGGCAAGGACTGCTGCACCGCGTACCACAAAATCATTGAACAAGGTCACGAAGTCGCGTGCCTAGTCACCTACGTTTACATGGAGCCCTACATTTTTCACAGCTTCAAGGTCATTGAGCAGCAGGTTAAGGCGCTTGGTGTGCCGCATGTTTTTGTGAAAATCACTGACAACCGTTACGACGACATCATGGGAACTCTGGAACGGCTGCACAAAGAGCAAAAGGTTGAAGCTATCGTCACTGGCGACATTGATAACGTGCATCACAGGAGGGTTTGGAGGGAAGCCTGCAAAAAATTGGACATGAAACTAATCATGCCCTTGTGGGACAGACCGTTAAACTTGATTCCAGGCAGCCGCTACCGTAAACGCATCATGAACATGGAGCTATCAACGGGTGTTAAGGCGATCATGAGCTGTGTTGACCAGCGGTATTTTACGCCTGAATGGTTGGGACGCAAGATTGACAAGCAATGTATTGAGGACATGAAGCCACTCGTGGGTCCAGCCGGCAAGGGCATAGATGTTTCAGGTGAACCTGGCGAGTACCACTCTACGACGTTAGATGCACCGTTGTTTAAGCAGTCCATTGAGATTACCAAGTTCACTAAACGCAATAAGGTTGTGGATTTTGGGGGTTCGCCGTATCGGGAAGGCGACTTCTTGTACTTGGACATTGAAGAAGCAGTTCTAAGACCCAAGAAAAACGCAGAACCCCAATAG